Proteins encoded in a region of the Candidatus Moanabacter tarae genome:
- the phpC gene encoding Phosphonoacetaldehyde reductase, with amino-acid sequence MQIESQIQDVHFGEGAIAKVSAILNQLGVRKVFLVADEPAYDVSGAANELETLFADYGIDRFSGFKPNPKLEDIQRGIQQFCGSNPDVLIAVGGGTAIDLAKLIGTLANHQADPRKMITGLYNIEKNGPPLIAIPTSAGTGSEATHFAVAYVDSQKYSVADSRLLPSHVVIDPRLTHSLPAGITAASGLDAFCQSVESIWAVGATDESIRYASESVHLALANLLHCVQHPTPEARMAMCRAAYLSGKAINISKTTAPHAISYAITTRFGLPHGLAVALTLGEILKFNASVRSTDCTDPRGAGHVQARIAFLLELLDQPTAERAAGRIQSLMESVGAPLQLRDAGILVEDEFTWIAEQVNVERLSNNPRKLAHRDIEKILQKIS; translated from the coding sequence ATGCAGATAGAATCACAGATTCAAGATGTTCATTTTGGAGAAGGGGCGATTGCAAAAGTGTCGGCCATTCTCAACCAGTTAGGAGTACGGAAGGTCTTCCTCGTGGCGGACGAGCCTGCTTACGACGTGTCGGGAGCAGCAAATGAACTTGAAACCCTGTTTGCTGATTACGGCATAGACCGATTTTCGGGTTTTAAACCAAATCCTAAACTTGAGGACATTCAGCGCGGTATTCAGCAGTTTTGTGGATCGAATCCCGATGTCCTGATCGCGGTCGGTGGTGGTACAGCAATCGATCTGGCCAAGCTGATTGGTACTCTGGCCAATCATCAGGCTGATCCCCGAAAGATGATCACTGGCCTTTACAACATTGAAAAGAACGGACCACCTCTAATAGCCATTCCTACCAGTGCCGGAACTGGCAGCGAGGCTACACATTTCGCGGTGGCTTACGTCGATAGCCAGAAGTATTCGGTCGCTGATTCGCGTCTGCTTCCGAGTCATGTAGTAATTGATCCTCGGCTCACTCACAGCCTGCCGGCGGGCATCACCGCGGCCTCCGGTTTGGACGCCTTTTGTCAATCTGTAGAGTCGATCTGGGCAGTTGGAGCTACAGACGAATCGATTCGTTATGCATCGGAATCGGTTCACTTGGCACTGGCAAACCTCCTGCACTGCGTGCAGCATCCCACACCTGAAGCTCGTATGGCAATGTGTCGGGCGGCTTATTTGTCGGGCAAGGCCATTAACATCAGCAAAACGACGGCACCGCATGCCATTTCCTATGCGATCACGACTCGCTTTGGACTACCTCACGGACTGGCCGTGGCCCTGACCCTCGGAGAGATTCTCAAGTTCAATGCATCAGTTAGATCGACCGATTGCACTGACCCGAGAGGCGCTGGCCATGTACAAGCCCGCATCGCTTTTCTTCTTGAACTTCTGGATCAGCCGACCGCGGAGCGTGCCGCAGGGAGAATCCAATCGCTGATGGAATCGGTTGGCGCGCCTCTTCAGCTGCGCGATGCAGGCATCCTGGTCGAAGATGAATTCACATGGATCGCCGAACAGGTGAATGTGGAACGCCTGTCTAATAATCCGAGAAAGCTGGCCCATCGAGACATTGAAAAGATCCTCCAGAAGATTTCGTAG
- the dgoD_13 gene encoding D-galactonate dehydratase, translating into MKVTKIETIRVAEQPHIIWVQLHTDTGLIGLGETWYAPTVVETAIHDWFGPLVIGRDPASIERHWEAMFRLSDHAGYGGAEMRAISAIDIALWDLKGQVAGLPIYELLGGAVRKKIRVYATGMPYEGAADLARALLDEGIVAMKGGPTIPLAIASDGQFLSPKELDLSLKPIREIRDSMGTDMQIANDAHGKWALPVAIRIAQAMDPYEMMWQEDLMPLLNPEALSRLQAATEAPVCISERLLTRWQLRHFIENGSARIVMPDLIWTGGISETYKIVILASAHQVPFAPHDASGPVNIFACSHICYCSTNAMMQEHVPANFKGWYGKFVDPNLDIREGFLHASENPGIGTRLKTNVRDRSDASIRVSDTPGKSLIDTWGPAPQRTAENQTRVDELEIERGPQ; encoded by the coding sequence ATGAAAGTTACCAAGATCGAGACCATAAGGGTAGCTGAGCAACCACACATTATTTGGGTTCAATTACATACTGATACTGGGCTCATTGGTCTTGGAGAGACCTGGTATGCGCCAACGGTTGTTGAAACGGCAATCCACGACTGGTTTGGTCCATTGGTGATCGGCCGCGATCCGGCTTCCATTGAACGTCACTGGGAAGCAATGTTCCGGCTTTCCGATCACGCTGGCTATGGGGGAGCGGAGATGCGCGCAATCTCAGCCATAGACATCGCCCTCTGGGATCTCAAGGGACAGGTTGCTGGACTTCCTATTTATGAGCTTCTGGGCGGTGCGGTTCGAAAGAAAATCCGGGTGTATGCGACGGGCATGCCCTATGAGGGAGCAGCAGATCTCGCTAGGGCACTGTTGGATGAGGGCATTGTCGCAATGAAGGGTGGTCCCACTATTCCCCTCGCAATTGCCTCGGATGGGCAGTTTCTGTCTCCTAAGGAACTCGACCTTTCGCTCAAGCCGATCCGTGAAATTCGGGATTCGATGGGAACGGACATGCAGATCGCTAATGATGCTCATGGAAAGTGGGCTCTTCCGGTGGCCATTCGCATCGCTCAAGCAATGGACCCTTACGAAATGATGTGGCAGGAAGACCTGATGCCGCTCCTTAATCCAGAGGCGCTCTCCAGGCTTCAGGCTGCTACAGAAGCTCCAGTTTGTATCTCTGAGCGTCTTCTTACACGCTGGCAACTACGGCATTTTATCGAGAATGGGTCGGCCCGTATCGTTATGCCAGATCTAATTTGGACAGGAGGAATATCCGAAACTTACAAAATAGTGATTCTGGCATCTGCTCACCAGGTTCCGTTCGCGCCACACGATGCTTCCGGCCCTGTCAACATCTTTGCTTGTTCGCACATTTGCTATTGCTCAACAAACGCTATGATGCAGGAGCATGTCCCTGCTAATTTCAAAGGCTGGTACGGTAAGTTTGTGGATCCCAATCTCGATATCAGGGAAGGTTTTCTTCATGCCTCAGAGAACCCAGGAATCGGGACGAGGCTGAAAACAAATGTTCGTGACCGCTCCGATGCATCGATCCGGGTTAGCGACACACCGGGTAAGAGCCTGATCGACACCTGGGGCCCTGCCCCTCAGAGGACTGCTGAAAACCAGACACGAGTAGACGAACTAGAAATCGAGCGTGGTCCGCAGTAA
- the rspA_3 gene encoding D-galactonate dehydratase family member RspA, which translates to MKITDIKLITLEDPNQKESYAKMYEVPNLRRIQYTHGSQMQPSDKNLQQQFLKVMTDEGIDGMCTCTLEPKQVDVLRTHALGENPLHRERLYQMFHKGTRWCYQRPGWFGDFDNCLWDIAGKTAGLPVYDLIGKVRNKFPVYITSGNSPLEVYLEVIEEAQSFGVEAYKFHTYKGGKADIELFHEVRRQIGPDYLLINDPVCSYTLEEAIQVGHVMEELNFLWLEEPMHEYKQHQYQKLCRELTMPVMGNETLMSDIGISTQWLISGATDLLRANARFGTTQVLKMAHFAELYDTNIEMNAEGGLFGLVHVHLGCCIDNTGYYEAGSSTLKGSERFGMINKPIISHGHLIPPDGPGWGAEWDWDQFDKMTVDVY; encoded by the coding sequence ATGAAGATTACCGATATTAAACTTATTACGCTTGAAGATCCCAACCAGAAAGAGAGTTACGCGAAAATGTACGAGGTGCCCAACCTCCGGCGTATTCAGTATACACACGGCAGTCAGATGCAACCTTCGGACAAGAATCTGCAACAGCAATTTCTCAAGGTTATGACCGACGAGGGAATTGATGGGATGTGTACCTGCACCTTAGAACCTAAGCAAGTGGATGTCCTACGCACCCACGCTTTGGGAGAGAACCCACTCCATCGCGAACGGCTCTACCAAATGTTTCACAAAGGCACCCGATGGTGCTACCAGCGGCCTGGCTGGTTCGGAGATTTCGATAATTGCCTGTGGGATATTGCAGGGAAAACCGCAGGCCTCCCAGTTTATGACCTAATCGGCAAGGTACGTAACAAGTTTCCCGTATACATAACCAGTGGGAACAGTCCTCTCGAGGTATATTTAGAAGTGATAGAAGAAGCACAAAGCTTTGGAGTTGAGGCTTACAAGTTTCATACTTATAAGGGGGGCAAAGCCGACATTGAGCTCTTTCACGAGGTCCGCCGTCAAATCGGACCCGATTATCTACTTATCAACGATCCTGTATGCTCTTACACCCTTGAGGAAGCGATCCAAGTCGGCCACGTCATGGAGGAACTCAACTTTCTGTGGCTTGAAGAACCCATGCACGAATACAAGCAACATCAATATCAAAAATTGTGCCGTGAACTGACCATGCCGGTAATGGGAAATGAGACGTTGATGAGTGACATCGGTATCTCTACACAGTGGCTTATCTCAGGAGCAACAGATCTGCTCCGAGCCAATGCTCGATTTGGGACAACACAGGTTTTAAAGATGGCTCACTTCGCAGAATTATATGATACCAATATCGAGATGAATGCAGAAGGAGGCCTCTTCGGTCTTGTCCACGTGCATCTGGGTTGCTGTATCGACAATACAGGTTACTACGAGGCAGGCAGTAGCACACTCAAGGGTAGCGAGAGATTTGGAATGATCAACAAACCGATTATTTCCCACGGCCATCTCATCCCACCAGACGGTCCGGGCTGGGGGGCAGAATGGGATTGGGACCAATTCGATAAGATGACGGTTGACGTGTATTAA
- the phnA gene encoding Phosphonoacetate hydrolase, with product MNPNPAKISVNDIVLDVPDRPIAVICIDGCADEYLSVSMAQDRMPHLQRMAAEGYRGMVRAALPSFTNVNNCAIVTGTPPNQTGIAGNYILDPETGEEVMTNSSKFLRNESILAAASQAGRKVAMVTAKDKLRELLSKNMDGIAFSAEKADEVTEKVNGILDAVVRIGPTPPIYSAEASLYVLRAGVKLLQQGRADFLYLSLTDYMQHKFPPEAPESLDFYAAIDEEIGRLIELGAIVGATADHGMNAKCRADGSINVIYLETELEKQFGPGYRVICPITDPYVVHHGALGGAVNVYLPKGVEGSAIGRWIFDLPGVAEVHDREAAASKLELPADRIGDLFVMSTRDAVIGRTPEHHDLSKLDGSLRSHGGRYEEMVPMLLSEPLNDRYQAKAAGDPRNFEIFDFVCNGTRPNN from the coding sequence ATGAACCCTAACCCGGCCAAAATTTCCGTGAACGACATCGTCTTGGACGTTCCTGATCGGCCGATCGCCGTGATTTGTATTGATGGTTGCGCAGATGAATATCTCAGCGTGTCAATGGCTCAGGATCGCATGCCTCATCTGCAGAGGATGGCCGCAGAAGGCTATCGTGGCATGGTACGAGCGGCTTTGCCTTCATTCACCAACGTGAACAACTGCGCGATCGTGACTGGCACACCCCCTAATCAGACAGGAATCGCGGGAAACTATATTCTCGACCCGGAAACTGGGGAAGAGGTCATGACCAACTCGAGCAAGTTTCTCCGGAACGAATCGATTCTAGCCGCGGCATCGCAAGCGGGGCGCAAGGTGGCAATGGTGACCGCCAAAGATAAGCTTCGCGAGTTGCTCTCCAAAAACATGGACGGGATCGCCTTCAGCGCCGAGAAAGCTGACGAGGTCACAGAAAAAGTGAACGGAATCTTGGATGCCGTCGTCCGGATCGGCCCGACGCCACCGATTTATTCCGCCGAAGCAAGCCTTTATGTACTTCGAGCTGGAGTCAAATTACTCCAACAGGGCCGGGCAGATTTTCTTTACCTGTCACTGACCGATTATATGCAGCACAAGTTTCCGCCCGAGGCGCCTGAGTCACTGGACTTCTATGCTGCTATCGATGAAGAAATTGGACGGCTCATCGAACTGGGCGCGATCGTCGGGGCAACTGCGGATCACGGGATGAACGCCAAGTGCCGGGCGGATGGATCGATCAACGTGATATATCTGGAAACCGAGCTGGAGAAACAATTCGGTCCGGGTTATCGCGTCATCTGTCCGATCACCGATCCCTACGTTGTACATCATGGAGCATTGGGTGGAGCCGTGAATGTGTACCTTCCCAAAGGAGTCGAAGGTTCAGCGATTGGCCGTTGGATCTTCGATCTGCCAGGTGTCGCCGAGGTTCACGACCGGGAGGCAGCCGCCTCCAAGCTCGAACTTCCCGCCGATCGAATCGGTGACCTGTTCGTGATGTCCACCCGGGATGCGGTCATCGGCCGGACCCCGGAGCACCACGACTTGTCCAAGCTAGACGGGTCTCTCCGTTCTCACGGAGGACGCTACGAAGAAATGGTTCCGATGCTCCTATCCGAACCGCTGAACGACCGATATCAGGCCAAAGCCGCCGGGGACCCTCGCAATTTCGAGATCTTCGACTTTGTTTGCAACGGTACTCGACCCAATAACTAA
- the xdh_2 gene encoding D-xylose dehydrogenase translates to MNPTPIGIIGCGKISRAYMHFCRDFVGLEVIACADLDPEEAKQLAEEFSIPKVCLVNELLSNPDIEIVLNLTIPAAHAAINRQALEHNKHAYCEKPFGLNREEGKEVLKLAQAKGLRVGCAPDTVYGPGTQTCRKLIDQGTIGVPTAATAFCCGSGHESWHPNPAFYYKPGGGPLFDMGPYYLTSLAVLLGPATSVAAKTKKTFAERIATSEQSNGLAIAVETPTHLAGIIEYDNATIATTTFSFDTMGSTSLPFIEIYGTEGTLSVPNPNRFDGPVMIRKRDEKSWNNIPLTHSHSMGRGFGLADMAHSIRTGRPHRANGELALHILDLMQSFHESQTSGQHIQLTTTCQRPSMIPIDLKLGCID, encoded by the coding sequence GTGAATCCAACCCCCATCGGTATTATAGGTTGCGGGAAGATTAGCCGCGCTTATATGCATTTCTGTCGAGATTTTGTGGGCCTTGAGGTCATAGCCTGTGCCGATCTCGATCCGGAAGAAGCGAAACAGTTGGCAGAGGAATTTTCCATCCCTAAGGTCTGTTTGGTTAATGAACTTCTTTCTAATCCCGACATCGAGATCGTCCTTAATCTGACTATTCCTGCAGCCCACGCAGCGATAAACCGACAGGCCCTTGAACACAACAAACACGCCTACTGCGAAAAACCCTTTGGACTTAATCGGGAGGAAGGGAAGGAAGTTCTTAAACTCGCTCAGGCAAAAGGCCTTCGTGTAGGCTGTGCTCCAGACACAGTCTACGGACCAGGAACTCAAACCTGTCGAAAACTGATTGACCAGGGAACAATCGGAGTACCCACAGCCGCAACCGCCTTCTGTTGTGGATCCGGGCACGAGAGCTGGCACCCGAACCCCGCCTTCTACTACAAACCGGGAGGTGGTCCCCTTTTCGATATGGGACCATACTATCTTACATCTCTTGCTGTTCTGCTGGGGCCCGCTACATCGGTAGCTGCAAAAACAAAAAAGACGTTTGCCGAAAGAATCGCAACCAGCGAACAGAGTAACGGTCTCGCAATTGCAGTGGAAACACCGACTCATCTAGCAGGAATTATCGAGTATGATAACGCGACCATCGCTACTACTACCTTCAGCTTCGACACCATGGGCTCAACTAGTCTTCCCTTTATCGAGATCTATGGAACGGAAGGAACCCTATCGGTTCCCAACCCTAACCGATTCGACGGTCCTGTTATGATCCGGAAAAGAGACGAAAAGAGTTGGAACAACATCCCCCTCACTCACTCACACTCGATGGGCCGTGGATTCGGACTCGCCGACATGGCCCACTCCATTCGCACTGGTCGTCCCCACCGCGCCAATGGAGAACTTGCGCTCCACATCCTTGACCTCATGCAGTCCTTCCACGAGTCCCAAACCTCTGGACAACATATCCAACTAACTACTACCTGCCAACGGCCTTCAATGATCCCGATAGACCTGAAGCTCGGATGCATTGACTGA
- the safD gene encoding Sulfoacetaldehyde dehydrogenase — protein sequence MSLDLPSYICGEAITTGRKFDVYYPYDGSLSGTVSVIDRSHLEDAITGALDGSGPLSRFERSEILNNVRELLTDKAEQFAHLIRLESGLCMRETRYEVGRAQDVLQFAAIEALKDDGQIFSCDISPQGKSRKIFTQRDPLNLAAAITPFNHPLNQVAHKVAPAIAAGTPIMVKPSIKTPLTAIRFAELFYEAGLPGWMLSVFAGEIDEVVEPMIRDERVQLVTFTGGTPVGRRIASIAGYKKLCLELGGNSPLIVLEDADLDLAVTLAAEGCYRNSGQRCTAVKRLLIQEPIVEEFTRRFVDKTGEYKCGDPADEATSIGTVIDEEAAQLLERRVQQAVDEGAKLLIGGKRTGTLMEPTIIADVPRTTEMVCEESFGPLAPILTVRDLDDAIELANSSNFGLSSGVVTNDLAAATKAIQSLKTGTVNINQVPGYRIELSPFGGIKDSGLGIKEGIIEAMKFMTTVKTFSLPW from the coding sequence ATGTCTCTTGATCTGCCATCCTATATTTGTGGCGAAGCGATCACCACCGGTCGGAAATTCGATGTCTACTATCCATACGATGGCTCACTGAGCGGTACAGTATCAGTAATTGACCGATCCCATCTCGAAGATGCAATCACCGGGGCGCTGGATGGGTCCGGACCGTTATCGCGCTTCGAGCGATCTGAGATTCTCAACAATGTCAGGGAACTGTTAACCGATAAAGCTGAGCAGTTCGCTCATTTGATCCGGCTAGAATCGGGACTCTGCATGCGTGAGACACGTTACGAAGTTGGCCGGGCTCAAGACGTCCTTCAGTTCGCTGCCATCGAAGCGCTGAAGGACGACGGTCAGATTTTCTCCTGTGATATCTCGCCGCAGGGCAAATCCCGCAAGATTTTCACGCAACGCGACCCGCTGAACCTCGCAGCGGCGATCACCCCGTTTAATCACCCCTTAAACCAAGTGGCGCACAAGGTCGCTCCGGCGATCGCAGCGGGAACACCGATCATGGTGAAACCGTCCATCAAGACACCACTGACCGCGATCCGGTTCGCCGAATTGTTTTACGAAGCAGGATTACCAGGCTGGATGCTAAGTGTCTTTGCCGGTGAGATCGATGAGGTGGTAGAGCCGATGATCCGCGACGAGCGTGTGCAACTTGTAACCTTCACCGGCGGAACACCCGTCGGGAGACGGATTGCTTCCATCGCCGGTTACAAGAAGCTCTGTCTGGAGCTAGGGGGCAATTCCCCCTTAATCGTTCTCGAAGATGCCGATCTGGATTTAGCGGTCACACTGGCTGCCGAAGGATGTTACCGCAATAGTGGGCAGCGCTGCACGGCCGTTAAACGCTTGTTGATTCAAGAGCCCATTGTTGAGGAATTCACCCGACGGTTCGTAGATAAAACAGGTGAATACAAATGTGGCGATCCGGCCGACGAAGCCACCAGTATCGGCACGGTGATTGACGAAGAAGCCGCGCAACTCCTGGAACGCCGCGTTCAACAAGCGGTCGATGAAGGCGCCAAGCTGCTGATCGGAGGAAAACGGACCGGAACACTGATGGAGCCGACAATCATTGCCGATGTGCCACGGACTACTGAAATGGTGTGCGAAGAGTCCTTCGGGCCACTGGCTCCGATCCTCACCGTACGAGACCTGGATGATGCCATCGAACTGGCCAACAGCTCAAACTTCGGGCTTTCCTCCGGCGTGGTGACCAACGATTTGGCGGCGGCGACCAAGGCCATCCAATCTCTAAAAACGGGAACGGTAAATATCAATCAAGTACCGGGATACCGGATCGAGTTGTCGCCATTCGGCGGCATTAAAGATTCGGGGCTGGGGATCAAGGAAGGAATCATCGAAGCAATGAAGTTCATGACGACAGTAAAGACTTTTTCACTTCCTTGGTGA
- the gci_10 gene encoding D-galactarolactone cycloisomerase → MKISNIEVFKFKTWTRNHPSKWGYRQWGKEIESSESITKISTDEGIDGYMLGGTRNYIEGSVKRMLLGEDPLEREKLWNWMDQLVTFGLNSLPEREMGVVDCALWDLFGRMVGLPVSTILGGARKKVKAYASTFPNMGRPEDYAAHAKICKDQGYKAYKVHAYICWNPHTWEPAPQVPGFPKEDVEVCAAVREAVGDDMVLMLDPFGVYTLEQSLWVGRELQKLGYYWLEHPMVETRIEAYRRLTNELDIAVLSPEHVPGGVFSRAEWVIQGASDMLRIDHNYGGITGSLKLVNVAQAYGIQCEMHGGGCANSQILGATTEATCEYFERGLLRPDFDYETPPPYLNSIVDPLDDKGNVILSQQPGLGLDLNWDYINDNLIKES, encoded by the coding sequence ATGAAAATCAGCAACATTGAGGTATTCAAGTTTAAAACCTGGACACGAAATCACCCATCCAAATGGGGCTACAGACAGTGGGGAAAGGAAATTGAATCCAGTGAGTCCATCACCAAGATTTCCACGGATGAGGGTATCGATGGCTATATGCTTGGTGGAACCCGGAACTATATCGAAGGTTCCGTGAAACGCATGCTGCTGGGTGAGGATCCGTTGGAACGAGAGAAACTCTGGAACTGGATGGATCAACTGGTCACCTTCGGGCTTAACAGCTTGCCGGAACGCGAAATGGGTGTTGTTGACTGCGCCCTTTGGGATCTCTTCGGCCGTATGGTCGGGTTACCGGTAAGCACGATTCTGGGTGGCGCCAGAAAAAAGGTTAAGGCCTATGCCAGTACTTTTCCCAATATGGGACGCCCAGAAGACTATGCAGCCCATGCGAAAATATGCAAGGACCAGGGATACAAAGCATATAAGGTACACGCCTATATCTGCTGGAACCCACATACCTGGGAACCAGCACCACAGGTTCCCGGCTTTCCGAAAGAGGACGTGGAAGTATGTGCTGCAGTCCGTGAAGCCGTTGGAGACGATATGGTCCTGATGCTGGACCCATTCGGTGTTTATACACTCGAACAGTCACTCTGGGTTGGCCGTGAACTGCAGAAGCTTGGTTACTACTGGCTGGAACACCCGATGGTAGAAACTCGGATTGAGGCCTACAGGCGACTGACAAACGAACTGGACATAGCCGTTTTGTCACCAGAACACGTACCCGGCGGGGTATTCTCCCGAGCTGAATGGGTAATTCAAGGAGCTTCTGATATGCTTCGAATCGACCACAATTACGGAGGCATCACCGGTTCCCTCAAGCTGGTCAATGTAGCTCAGGCCTACGGCATCCAATGCGAAATGCATGGTGGAGGGTGCGCCAATAGCCAGATACTCGGCGCCACCACAGAAGCCACCTGCGAGTATTTTGAACGTGGATTACTCCGTCCCGATTTCGACTATGAAACGCCTCCCCCTTATTTGAACTCTATCGTGGATCCTTTGGACGATAAAGGAAACGTGATCCTGTCCCAACAACCCGGTCTCGGCCTAGATCTCAACTGGGACTACATCAATGATAATCTGATCAAGGAGTCCTAA